One part of the Lapillicoccus jejuensis genome encodes these proteins:
- the ppgK gene encoding polyphosphate--glucose phosphotransferase: MSKKHGHPLGIDVGGSGIKGAPVDLDQGAFAAKRLKILTPKPATPEAVIEVIGQIVEHFADEVGDAPIGVTVPAVVTHGTVRSAANIDRTWIDFDGERAMEKALGRDVTLVNDADAAGYAELHYGAASKEDGLVILTTLGTGIGSALLYDNMLVPNSELGHLEIDGYDAEKRAASSIKDIEGLTYPQYAERLQRYYEVVEALFSPDLFVVGGGVSKDAAEFLPLLKLRTPIIPAVLQNKAGIIGAARLAAEAAGTWLPAKD; the protein is encoded by the coding sequence ATGAGCAAGAAGCACGGTCACCCGCTCGGGATCGATGTGGGCGGCAGCGGGATCAAGGGCGCGCCGGTCGACCTGGACCAGGGCGCGTTCGCGGCCAAGCGGCTGAAGATCCTCACCCCGAAGCCGGCGACCCCGGAGGCCGTCATCGAGGTCATCGGGCAGATCGTCGAGCACTTCGCCGACGAGGTCGGTGACGCCCCGATCGGGGTGACCGTGCCCGCCGTCGTCACGCACGGCACGGTGCGCTCCGCCGCCAACATCGACCGGACCTGGATCGACTTCGACGGCGAGCGGGCGATGGAGAAGGCCCTCGGCCGTGACGTCACCCTCGTCAACGACGCCGACGCCGCGGGGTACGCCGAGCTGCACTACGGCGCCGCCTCGAAGGAGGACGGCCTGGTCATCCTCACCACGCTCGGCACCGGCATCGGCAGTGCGCTGCTCTACGACAACATGCTCGTGCCGAACAGCGAGCTGGGGCACCTCGAGATCGACGGGTACGACGCCGAGAAGCGCGCCGCCTCCTCGATCAAGGACATCGAGGGGCTGACCTACCCGCAGTACGCCGAGCGCCTGCAGCGCTACTACGAGGTCGTCGAGGCGCTCTTCTCCCCCGACCTGTTCGTCGTCGGCGGCGGGGTCTCCAAGGACGCGGCGGAGTTCCTGCCGCTGCTCAAGCTGCGCACCCCGATCATCCCCGCCGTCCTGCAGAACAAGGCGGGCATCATCGGCGCCGCGCGGCTGGCCGCCGAGGCGGCCGGCACCTGGCTGCCCGCGAAGGACTGA
- a CDS encoding MBL fold metallo-hydrolase, whose protein sequence is MRLTHLGHAGLLVETGGARVLVDPGTFCTGLDDLSGLDAVVVTHQHADHLDLDRLPALLSANPDAVLLADPQSAALLEEHGHGPVRTLVGGDAHAVAGATVHAVGELHAVNHDGVPRCTNVGVVLRAADEPSLYHPGDAYDGEPGQVDVLAVPLSAPWAKVAETIDFVRRVAPATITPIHQALLSDVGVGLYLDHVSRFGAREGGGLRVLDLSDGAAHEV, encoded by the coding sequence ATGCGACTCACCCACCTCGGACACGCCGGCCTGCTCGTCGAGACGGGCGGGGCGCGCGTCCTGGTCGACCCCGGCACCTTCTGCACCGGGCTGGACGACCTGAGCGGCCTCGACGCCGTCGTCGTGACCCACCAGCACGCCGACCACCTCGACCTCGACCGGCTGCCCGCGCTCCTCTCGGCCAACCCGGACGCGGTGCTGCTCGCCGACCCGCAGAGCGCCGCCCTGCTCGAGGAGCACGGCCACGGGCCCGTGCGCACCCTCGTCGGGGGCGACGCGCACGCCGTCGCCGGCGCGACGGTGCACGCCGTCGGCGAGCTGCACGCGGTCAACCACGACGGCGTCCCGCGCTGCACCAACGTCGGGGTCGTGCTGCGCGCTGCGGACGAGCCCAGCCTCTACCACCCGGGCGACGCGTACGATGGCGAGCCGGGGCAGGTCGACGTCCTCGCCGTGCCGCTCAGCGCGCCGTGGGCCAAGGTGGCCGAGACGATCGACTTCGTCCGCCGGGTCGCGCCGGCGACCATCACGCCGATCCACCAGGCGCTGCTGTCCGACGTGGGCGTCGGGCTCTACCTCGACCACGTGTCCCGCTTCGGGGCGCGCGAGGGCGGCGGGCTGCGGGTGCTCGACCTGTCCGACGGCGCCGCCCACGAGGTGTGA
- a CDS encoding molybdopterin-dependent oxidoreductase, producing MGRWSNLALAWLVPLAVLTGFVTFAVGDAGALPAAVLHGATALAVLALVPWKSAVVRRGLRRARPGRSTSLVLTALTLLALATGVLHVLGVLGDGLPVTVMQAHVGAGLVAVAFVVAHAHDRRVRARREDALSRRGALRVGGVLLAGAAGSAALLTGGAGVAAAGTRRSTGSFRLDPDTPQALPATTWLLDTVPAVDEATWRLTVVAGGRERAWSVADLAPYDDAVTAVLDCTSGWWSRQTWQGVRLARLLPPGTSTSSGTVLVTSVTGYSRRLPLTDDLLLARRVGGRDLAPGTGWPARLVVPGRRGHHWVKWVQRVEVVDGPWWAQTPLPWR from the coding sequence ATGGGCCGCTGGAGCAACCTCGCGCTGGCCTGGCTCGTGCCGCTGGCGGTGCTCACCGGGTTCGTCACCTTCGCGGTGGGCGACGCCGGCGCGCTGCCGGCGGCGGTGCTGCACGGCGCGACCGCCCTCGCGGTCCTCGCGCTGGTGCCGTGGAAGTCGGCCGTCGTCCGGCGCGGCCTGCGCCGCGCCCGCCCGGGGCGCAGCACCTCGCTCGTCCTCACGGCGCTGACCCTGCTCGCGCTCGCGACCGGCGTCCTGCACGTGCTCGGCGTCCTCGGCGACGGGCTGCCCGTCACGGTCATGCAGGCGCACGTCGGCGCCGGGCTGGTGGCCGTCGCGTTCGTCGTCGCCCACGCCCACGACCGGCGGGTGCGCGCCCGCCGCGAGGACGCGCTGTCGCGGCGCGGCGCCCTGCGCGTCGGTGGCGTGCTGCTGGCCGGCGCCGCCGGGAGCGCGGCCCTGCTCACCGGCGGGGCCGGGGTGGCGGCCGCCGGCACCCGGCGGTCGACCGGGTCGTTCCGGCTCGACCCGGACACGCCGCAGGCGCTGCCCGCTACGACGTGGCTGCTCGACACCGTGCCGGCGGTGGACGAGGCGACGTGGCGGCTCACGGTGGTCGCCGGCGGCCGCGAGCGCGCCTGGTCGGTGGCCGACCTCGCGCCGTACGACGACGCGGTGACCGCGGTGCTGGACTGCACGAGCGGGTGGTGGAGCCGGCAGACCTGGCAGGGGGTGCGGCTGGCCCGGCTGCTCCCGCCGGGGACGAGCACGTCGAGCGGGACGGTGCTCGTCACCAGCGTCACCGGCTACTCCCGCCGGCTGCCGCTCACCGACGACCTGCTCCTCGCCCGCCGGGTGGGGGGACGGGACCTCGCCCCCGGCACCGGCTGGCCGGCACGGCTCGTCGTCCCGGGCCGCCGGGGCCACCACTGGGTCAAGTGGGTGCAGCGGGTCGAGGTCGTCGACGGCCCGTGGTGGGCCCAGACGCCGCTGCCCTGGCGCTGA
- a CDS encoding LysR family transcriptional regulator — MAGLDLRRLHVLREVARAGSLGAAAARLSFTTSAVSQQVSKLEHEVGVPLVERHPRGVVLTEAGQALLRYADDLDRTLDAARAEMDEFAGLRRGKLRLGTFPTVGASLVPDVVLAFRARHPDVDVTVVSARRDGLVDAVKRRAVELTLLWDYPWQRIDDPDLGVATLTSDPTLLLVPRDHPLAGRRSVRVDGLRDQQWVVRDEHPVADVLRRVCRSAGFEPQVAFAANDYQETQGMVAAGIGIALAPRLALSALRPDVVAVPLTAAPARRVVLAWLAHSRLSPAAQEAVVVCREVARVGRADRLTRGSPAGTQAPR; from the coding sequence ATGGCCGGCCTCGACCTGCGACGACTGCACGTCCTGCGCGAGGTGGCGCGCGCCGGCTCGCTCGGGGCCGCCGCGGCGCGGCTGTCCTTCACGACCTCCGCTGTCTCGCAACAGGTCTCGAAGCTCGAGCACGAGGTCGGCGTCCCGCTCGTCGAGCGCCACCCGCGCGGGGTCGTGCTCACCGAGGCCGGTCAGGCGCTGCTGCGCTACGCCGACGACCTCGACCGCACCCTCGACGCGGCGCGGGCGGAGATGGACGAGTTCGCCGGGCTGCGCCGGGGCAAGCTGCGCCTCGGCACCTTCCCCACCGTCGGCGCCTCGCTCGTCCCCGACGTCGTGCTCGCCTTCCGGGCCCGCCACCCCGACGTCGACGTCACGGTCGTCAGCGCCCGCCGTGACGGCCTCGTCGACGCGGTCAAGCGGCGCGCCGTCGAGCTCACCCTGCTGTGGGACTACCCGTGGCAGCGCATCGACGATCCCGACCTGGGCGTCGCCACCCTGACGAGCGACCCGACCCTGCTGCTCGTCCCGCGCGACCACCCGCTCGCCGGCCGTCGCTCGGTCCGCGTGGACGGCCTGCGCGACCAGCAGTGGGTGGTCCGCGACGAGCACCCGGTCGCCGACGTCCTGCGCCGGGTGTGCCGCTCGGCGGGCTTCGAGCCGCAGGTGGCCTTCGCCGCCAACGACTACCAGGAGACCCAGGGCATGGTCGCCGCCGGCATCGGGATCGCCCTGGCGCCCCGGCTCGCGCTGAGCGCCCTGCGCCCGGACGTCGTCGCCGTGCCGCTCACCGCCGCGCCCGCGCGGCGGGTCGTGCTCGCCTGGCTCGCGCACTCCCGGCTCAGCCCCGCGGCGCAGGAAGCGGTCGTCGTCTGCCGCGAGGTCGCGCGGGTGGGGCGTGCCGACCGGTTGACTCGGGGATCCCCGGCCGGCACGCAGGCGCCACGCTAG
- a CDS encoding PrpF domain-containing protein, producing the protein MQLRGHWYRGGTSKCWLFDADEVARHAPTRDAVRRLLADAFGASDARQLDGVGGGTSTTSKAAVVSPTPSGPADLDYLFAQVGIGDPTVELGSNCGNCATAIALYAVQHGLVPLGEVVTRVRMRNLNTGAVLTGTVATPRRRAPLSGSATVPGSAAPGVPVRLSFHAPWGGTTGVTLPTGQSAQDLAVGGRTLPATMVDAGAPAVLVPAAAAGVDLSVMQGPMSAELPLLLQVRAAAGLAMGLRGPADPPQHAVPKVGVVAPPQRYVAADGSVVEAADHDLRVRMVSMLAPHPAIGLTSAVAVAVAAARPGSVVARERGRTAASSATRLRLGTPAGVVATEVVTDADGRVVEVVLDRAARHLATADIEVAADAAAALARTA; encoded by the coding sequence GTGCAGCTGCGAGGCCACTGGTACCGGGGCGGCACGAGCAAGTGCTGGCTCTTCGACGCCGACGAGGTGGCGCGGCACGCGCCGACCCGCGACGCCGTACGGCGGCTGCTGGCCGACGCCTTCGGCGCCTCGGACGCCCGGCAGCTCGACGGCGTCGGCGGGGGCACGTCGACGACGTCCAAGGCCGCCGTCGTCTCCCCCACGCCCAGCGGGCCGGCCGACCTGGACTACCTCTTCGCGCAGGTCGGCATCGGCGACCCGACCGTCGAGCTCGGCTCCAACTGCGGCAACTGCGCCACCGCCATCGCCCTGTACGCCGTCCAGCACGGCCTGGTCCCGCTCGGCGAGGTCGTCACCCGGGTGCGGATGCGCAACCTCAACACCGGCGCCGTCCTCACGGGCACGGTGGCGACGCCGCGCCGCCGCGCGCCCCTCTCGGGGTCGGCCACGGTGCCCGGCAGCGCGGCCCCGGGCGTGCCCGTCCGGCTCTCGTTCCACGCCCCGTGGGGCGGCACGACGGGCGTGACGCTGCCGACGGGGCAGTCGGCGCAGGACCTGGCCGTCGGGGGCCGCACCCTCCCCGCGACGATGGTCGACGCCGGCGCCCCCGCCGTCCTCGTGCCCGCCGCCGCGGCCGGGGTCGACCTGTCCGTCATGCAGGGTCCGATGAGCGCCGAGCTCCCCCTGCTGCTCCAGGTCCGCGCCGCCGCCGGCCTGGCGATGGGCCTGCGCGGCCCCGCGGACCCGCCGCAGCACGCCGTACCGAAGGTCGGTGTCGTCGCTCCCCCGCAGCGGTACGTCGCCGCGGACGGCTCGGTCGTCGAGGCGGCCGACCACGACCTGCGGGTGCGGATGGTCTCCATGCTCGCCCCGCACCCCGCCATCGGGCTCACCTCGGCCGTCGCCGTCGCCGTGGCCGCCGCCCGGCCGGGCTCGGTCGTCGCGCGGGAGCGGGGCCGGACCGCGGCGTCGTCCGCGACCCGGCTGCGGCTCGGCACCCCCGCCGGGGTCGTCGCCACCGAGGTCGTCACCGACGCCGACGGCCGGGTCGTCGAGGTCGTCCTCGACCGCGCCGCCCGGCATCTGGCCACCGCCGACATCGAGGTGGCCGCGGACGCCGCGGCCGCCCTCGCCCGCACCGCCTGA
- the dctA gene encoding C4-dicarboxylate transporter DctA, with translation MKIKTILGHLYVQVLLAVALGVLVGSLWPDLGAQLKPLGDAFVALVTFMIAPIVFCTIVSGITSMKDTTKVGPTLLRSLGLFYVLTALALALGLGSVLLLHPGSGMHVDPAHLDPRVAAKYASQVHDNTVVGFLMSIIPTSFVGAFADGEVLPVLFLALLCGFAFARLGTQGQVALDVVNSLGRMFFTVFGFLMRVAPIGAFGAMAFTVGKYGAHSIGNLGLLILSFYAACLAFVVIGLGTLARLTGVSLWRVLRYFRDEILVVLATSSSEPVLPRLMEKLERLGCDRGVVGLVVPTGYSFNLTGTAVYLTLASMFIAQATDTHLGWQQILLMLGMMLLTSKGAAGVTGSGFVALVATLSVMPTLPLAGVALIVGIDRFMSEARALTSTVCNIVCCLAVARWQKALDLSVLRAELQQGYVAPAVEPRVLVAPVPTH, from the coding sequence ATGAAGATCAAGACCATCCTCGGGCACCTGTACGTCCAGGTCCTGCTCGCCGTGGCCCTCGGCGTCCTCGTGGGGTCCCTGTGGCCCGACCTCGGCGCCCAGCTCAAGCCGCTCGGCGACGCCTTCGTCGCCCTGGTGACGTTCATGATCGCGCCGATCGTGTTCTGCACCATCGTCTCCGGCATCACCTCGATGAAGGACACGACGAAGGTCGGCCCGACCCTGCTGCGGTCGCTCGGCCTGTTCTACGTCCTCACCGCGCTCGCCCTCGCGCTCGGGCTGGGCTCGGTCCTGCTCCTCCACCCCGGGTCCGGGATGCACGTCGACCCCGCCCACCTCGACCCGCGCGTCGCGGCGAAGTACGCGAGCCAGGTCCACGACAACACCGTCGTCGGTTTCCTCATGAGCATCATCCCGACGTCCTTCGTGGGCGCCTTCGCCGACGGCGAGGTGCTGCCCGTGCTGTTCCTCGCCCTGCTGTGCGGCTTCGCGTTCGCCAGGCTGGGGACGCAGGGCCAGGTCGCCCTCGACGTCGTGAACAGCCTGGGGAGGATGTTCTTCACCGTCTTCGGCTTCCTCATGCGGGTCGCCCCGATCGGCGCGTTCGGCGCGATGGCCTTCACCGTCGGCAAGTACGGCGCGCACTCGATCGGCAACCTCGGTCTGCTCATCCTCAGCTTCTACGCGGCGTGCCTCGCGTTCGTCGTCATCGGCCTCGGGACGCTGGCCCGGCTCACCGGCGTCAGCCTGTGGCGGGTCCTGCGCTACTTCCGCGACGAGATCCTCGTCGTGCTGGCGACGTCGTCCAGCGAGCCGGTCCTCCCGCGGCTGATGGAAAAGCTCGAGCGGCTCGGCTGCGACCGCGGCGTCGTCGGTCTCGTCGTCCCGACCGGCTACTCGTTCAACCTCACCGGCACCGCCGTCTACCTCACGCTGGCGTCGATGTTCATCGCCCAAGCCACCGACACCCACCTCGGGTGGCAGCAGATCCTCCTCATGCTCGGCATGATGCTGCTGACCTCCAAGGGCGCGGCCGGGGTGACCGGCAGCGGGTTCGTCGCCCTCGTCGCCACCCTCAGCGTCATGCCGACCCTGCCGCTCGCCGGGGTCGCGCTCATCGTCGGCATCGACCGGTTCATGAGCGAGGCGCGGGCCCTGACGAGCACGGTGTGCAACATCGTCTGCTGCCTCGCGGTCGCCCGGTGGCAGAAGGCGCTCGACCTGTCGGTGCTGCGCGCCGAGCTGCAGCAGGGGTACGTCGCCCCGGCCGTCGAGCCGCGCGTCCTCGTCGCCCCGGTGCCGACGCACTGA
- a CDS encoding fructosamine kinase family protein, whose translation MPAPTFRKAHSAAPPGYFRWEAAGLRWLAAAHDGVPVVRVLRADDRGLDLERLTPGHAGLPAAEELGRRLAATHAAGAPRWGAPPVGWSGDGWYGPLAETLPLGLAPAATWGELVADQRVLPLLAEGRRRGVYDDADARLLERLADRLRDGLAATDDTPARLHGDLWSGNVVWTSGGAVLVDPAAHGGHREADLAMLALFGAPYLERVLAAYDEAVPLADGWRERVTLHQLHPLMLHACVFGGAYVEQSLEVARAWA comes from the coding sequence GTGCCGGCGCCCACCTTCCGCAAGGCGCACTCCGCCGCGCCCCCGGGCTACTTCCGGTGGGAGGCCGCCGGTCTGCGCTGGCTCGCCGCGGCCCACGACGGCGTGCCGGTCGTGCGGGTGCTGCGCGCCGACGACCGCGGGCTCGACCTCGAGCGGCTGACCCCGGGCCACGCAGGCCTCCCGGCCGCCGAGGAGCTGGGTCGGCGCCTCGCCGCCACCCACGCCGCCGGCGCCCCGCGGTGGGGCGCCCCGCCCGTCGGCTGGTCCGGGGACGGGTGGTACGGCCCGCTCGCCGAGACGCTGCCGCTGGGGCTCGCCCCGGCCGCGACCTGGGGCGAGCTCGTCGCCGACCAGCGCGTGCTTCCGCTGCTGGCCGAGGGCCGCCGCCGCGGGGTGTACGACGACGCCGACGCCCGCCTCCTCGAGCGGCTCGCCGACCGGCTGCGCGACGGTCTCGCCGCGACCGACGACACCCCGGCGCGGCTGCACGGCGACCTGTGGTCGGGCAACGTCGTGTGGACCTCCGGCGGGGCCGTGCTCGTCGACCCCGCGGCGCACGGCGGGCACCGGGAGGCGGACCTGGCGATGCTGGCGCTGTTCGGGGCGCCGTACCTCGAGCGGGTGCTCGCCGCCTACGACGAGGCGGTCCCGCTGGCCGACGGCTGGCGCGAGCGGGTCACCCTGCACCAGCTGCACCCGCTCATGCTGCACGCGTGCGTGTTCGGCGGGGCGTACGTCGAGCAGAGCCTCGAGGTCGCGCGCGCCTGGGCGTGA
- a CDS encoding RNB domain-containing ribonuclease: MASRVWRYRTTTPVPATVDVEDVAALVARFAAVRAEQHVPEAFPPEVLAEADDAAAHVALPDRDETAVPFCTIDPPGSMDLDQALHIERDGDGHRVRYAIADVPAVVRPGGAIDVEARRRGTTVYCPDERAPLHPPRLSEDAASLLPGQVRSAFVWDLRLDATGEVTAHDLYRARVRSTDRLDYAQVQHDVDAGTADERLVLLKQVGERRIALERARGGASLPLPEQQVDQRDDGGYTVTFRPPVPAEDWNAQLSLMTGMVAARIMLDGRVGLLRTMPAPDGAALARFRRQAAALGADWPTDLPYGELLRRLDLADPRHLALVHEATSLFRGAGYTPFDGELPTQQEHAAVAAPYAHVTAPLRRLVDRFGLVVCAALAAGEEVPAWVREALPELPGIMRGADQRASAVERACTDAVEAAVMGPRVGQTFPASVVDRKEGRVVVQLSDPAILGDAADPAGRADLGDRVTVRCTGADVTTGKVALEVTS; this comes from the coding sequence ATGGCCTCGCGCGTCTGGCGGTACCGCACCACGACCCCGGTCCCGGCGACCGTCGACGTCGAGGACGTGGCCGCGCTGGTGGCCCGCTTCGCCGCCGTCCGCGCCGAGCAGCACGTCCCCGAGGCCTTCCCGCCGGAGGTCCTCGCCGAGGCCGACGACGCGGCCGCCCACGTCGCGCTGCCCGACCGCGACGAGACCGCGGTCCCGTTCTGCACCATCGACCCGCCGGGCTCGATGGACCTCGACCAGGCCCTGCACATCGAGCGCGACGGCGACGGCCACCGGGTGCGCTACGCCATCGCCGACGTCCCCGCCGTCGTCCGCCCCGGCGGGGCCATCGACGTCGAGGCCCGCCGCCGCGGGACGACCGTCTACTGCCCCGACGAGCGCGCCCCGCTGCACCCGCCGCGGCTCAGCGAGGACGCCGCGAGCCTGCTGCCGGGGCAGGTGCGCTCCGCCTTCGTCTGGGACCTGCGCCTCGACGCCACCGGCGAGGTCACCGCTCACGACCTGTACCGCGCCCGGGTCCGCAGCACCGACCGGCTCGACTACGCCCAGGTCCAGCACGACGTCGACGCGGGCACCGCCGACGAGCGGCTCGTCCTGCTCAAGCAGGTGGGGGAGCGGCGGATCGCCCTCGAGCGCGCCCGCGGCGGCGCCAGCCTCCCGCTGCCCGAGCAGCAGGTCGACCAGCGCGACGACGGCGGTTACACCGTCACCTTCCGCCCGCCCGTCCCCGCCGAGGACTGGAACGCCCAGCTCAGCCTCATGACCGGCATGGTCGCGGCGCGGATCATGCTCGACGGCCGCGTCGGCCTGCTGCGCACCATGCCGGCCCCCGACGGCGCCGCCCTGGCCCGCTTCCGCCGCCAGGCCGCGGCGCTGGGCGCCGACTGGCCCACCGACCTCCCGTACGGTGAGCTGCTGCGGCGCCTCGACCTCGCCGACCCCCGCCACCTGGCCCTCGTCCACGAGGCGACGAGCCTGTTCCGCGGCGCCGGGTACACCCCGTTCGACGGGGAGCTCCCGACGCAGCAGGAGCACGCGGCCGTCGCGGCGCCGTACGCGCACGTCACCGCGCCGCTGCGCCGCCTGGTCGACCGTTTCGGTCTCGTCGTCTGCGCGGCGCTCGCCGCCGGCGAGGAGGTCCCGGCCTGGGTGCGCGAGGCGCTGCCCGAGCTGCCCGGCATCATGCGCGGCGCCGACCAGCGCGCGTCGGCGGTCGAGCGGGCCTGCACCGACGCGGTCGAGGCGGCCGTCATGGGCCCGCGGGTGGGACAGACCTTTCCGGCCTCCGTGGTCGACCGCAAGGAGGGCCGCGTCGTCGTCCAGCTGAGCGACCCGGCGATCCTCGGCGACGCCGCCGACCCGGCGGGCCGCGCCGACCTCGGCGACCGGGTCACCGTGCGCTGCACCGGCGCCGACGTCACCACCGGGAAGGTCGCCCTCGAGGTCACGTCCTGA
- a CDS encoding YaaA family protein, which produces MLVLLPPSEGKTAARRGKPLDLASLSFPELTGTRSAVLEALAQVSARPDALSALGVPPGLAAEVERNTRLATEPTATAGTVYSGVLYDALDLACLDTAARRRAGRWLVVVSGLFGALRVGDRIPAYRLSMAARLPGVGPLAGAWREPLAQVLPAAAGRGVVVDCRSSTYVSAWTPQGPLARRWVAVKVPGATHQAKHIRGLVARHLLEAGVDVRTPGTLAQVVGQAFDVRMQEPVRAGQPWVLEVGRC; this is translated from the coding sequence GTGCTCGTCCTCCTGCCGCCCTCGGAGGGCAAGACCGCAGCGCGCCGGGGCAAGCCGCTCGACCTCGCGTCGCTCTCCTTCCCCGAGCTGACGGGCACCCGGTCCGCGGTCCTCGAGGCCCTCGCGCAGGTCAGCGCGCGGCCGGACGCCCTCTCGGCGCTCGGGGTGCCCCCGGGGCTGGCGGCGGAGGTCGAGCGCAACACCCGGCTCGCGACGGAGCCGACGGCCACGGCCGGCACGGTCTACAGCGGGGTCCTGTACGACGCCCTCGACCTGGCCTGCCTCGACACGGCCGCCCGCCGTCGCGCGGGTCGGTGGCTCGTCGTGGTCTCGGGGCTCTTCGGGGCGCTGCGGGTGGGCGACCGGATCCCGGCGTACCGGCTGTCGATGGCCGCCCGGCTGCCCGGGGTGGGACCGTTGGCGGGCGCGTGGCGCGAGCCCCTGGCGCAGGTGCTGCCCGCCGCGGCGGGCCGGGGCGTCGTCGTCGACTGCCGCAGCTCGACGTACGTCTCCGCGTGGACGCCGCAGGGGCCGCTGGCGCGGCGCTGGGTCGCCGTGAAGGTGCCGGGGGCGACGCACCAGGCCAAGCACATCCGCGGGCTCGTCGCCCGGCACCTGCTGGAGGCGGGTGTCGACGTACGGACGCCCGGGACACTGGCGCAGGTCGTCGGGCAGGCTTTCGACGTGCGCATGCAGGAGCCGGTCCGGGCCGGGCAGCCGTGGGTCCTCGAGGTGGGTCGGTGCTGA
- a CDS encoding SLC13 family permease, with protein sequence MLSGAELSDLAGRVVPVLGFLVAITVVAEIADLAGVFDVAAHWAARAGRGRVWVLWLLVVGLACVATIVLSLDTTAVLLTPVAVTVARQVGVPPLPFAMATLWLANTGSLLLPVSNLTNLLALHRLDVLGVGHSGYLRTAWAPALAAIVATVLVLAVRHRRALTGRYDAPSAPEPHDRVLLVVAGACCVLLGPAFVAGLTPWIPSTIAAVVLVITTMVRDRSLLRRVSVPWKMVIGVSVLFLVVQLALDHGLKDLLAHLVGTGNGAGALFRVGAVGALAANLVNNLPAYLALESVSSDTVGRLFALLIGVNVGPLVTVWASLATLLWRQRCRSAGLEVKAAYLAREGLLCAVVAVGAAVGALVLVA encoded by the coding sequence GTGCTGAGCGGGGCCGAGCTGTCCGACCTCGCGGGGCGCGTCGTCCCGGTGCTCGGGTTCCTCGTCGCCATCACGGTCGTCGCCGAGATCGCCGACCTCGCCGGGGTGTTCGACGTCGCCGCGCACTGGGCGGCGCGCGCCGGGCGGGGGCGGGTGTGGGTGCTGTGGCTGCTGGTCGTCGGGCTCGCCTGCGTGGCGACCATCGTCCTCAGCCTCGACACCACGGCGGTGCTGCTGACCCCGGTCGCGGTCACCGTCGCGCGCCAGGTCGGGGTCCCGCCGCTGCCGTTCGCGATGGCGACGCTGTGGCTGGCCAACACCGGGTCGCTGCTGCTGCCCGTCTCGAACCTCACCAACCTCCTCGCCCTGCACCGGCTCGACGTCCTGGGGGTGGGGCACTCGGGGTACCTGCGCACGGCGTGGGCTCCCGCTCTGGCCGCCATCGTCGCGACGGTGCTCGTGCTCGCCGTGCGGCACCGACGCGCCCTCACCGGCCGGTACGACGCCCCGTCCGCGCCGGAGCCGCACGACCGGGTGCTGCTCGTCGTCGCGGGGGCGTGCTGCGTGCTGCTCGGGCCGGCCTTCGTCGCCGGTCTGACGCCGTGGATACCGTCGACGATCGCGGCGGTCGTGCTGGTCATCACCACGATGGTGCGGGACCGCTCGCTGCTGCGGCGGGTGTCCGTGCCCTGGAAGATGGTCATCGGGGTGAGCGTGCTGTTCCTCGTCGTGCAGCTCGCCCTCGACCACGGGCTGAAGGACCTGCTGGCCCACCTGGTCGGGACCGGGAACGGGGCCGGCGCGCTGTTCCGGGTCGGGGCCGTGGGCGCGCTCGCCGCGAACCTCGTCAACAACCTGCCGGCGTACCTGGCGCTGGAGTCGGTCTCGTCCGACACGGTGGGTCGGCTCTTCGCGCTGCTCATCGGCGTCAACGTCGGTCCCCTCGTCACGGTGTGGGCGTCGCTCGCGACGCTGCTGTGGCGGCAGCGGTGCCGGTCGGCCGGGCTGGAGGTGAAGGCGGCGTACCTCGCGCGGGAGGGTCTGCTGTGCGCGGTCGTCGCCGTCGGCGCCGCGGTCGGCGCGCTCGTCCTCGTCGCCTGA
- a CDS encoding HNH endonuclease signature motif containing protein — MRSDLVARVQAVLRHSPFLEPEEHLVLVHGMPVIRARRHLQLVDDRPTSPGTEPDPHHLATPAPPTASAPRPPTADPSSLLPWVIGVEHPRVGVLLPDAIVRLLADPDTRLRLHGCHPDTDTLTTHDPTTYRPGAALARAVRARDGHCRFPGCTTTATRCQLDHVQPYPTGPTTATNLAALCTGHHRLKTHTPWRYDLHPDGTCTWTSPLGHTYDTHPDRPTDRAA, encoded by the coding sequence GTGCGCAGCGACCTGGTCGCCCGCGTCCAGGCGGTGCTGCGCCACAGCCCGTTCCTGGAGCCCGAGGAGCACCTCGTCCTCGTCCACGGCATGCCCGTCATCCGAGCCCGACGTCACCTGCAGCTGGTCGATGACCGTCCCACCTCCCCGGGGACGGAGCCCGACCCGCACCACCTGGCGACACCGGCGCCCCCGACGGCGTCCGCCCCTCGGCCACCGACGGCAGATCCGTCCTCGCTGCTGCCGTGGGTGATCGGGGTCGAGCACCCCCGCGTCGGGGTCCTGCTGCCCGACGCCATCGTCCGGCTCCTCGCCGACCCCGACACCCGCCTGCGCCTGCACGGCTGCCACCCCGACACCGACACCCTGACCACCCACGACCCCACCACCTACCGACCCGGCGCCGCCCTGGCCCGCGCCGTCCGCGCCCGCGACGGCCACTGCCGCTTCCCCGGCTGCACCACCACCGCCACCCGCTGCCAGCTCGACCACGTCCAGCCCTACCCGACCGGACCCACCACCGCCACCAACCTCGCCGCCCTCTGCACCGGCCACCACCGCCTCAAGACCCACACCCCCTGGCGGTACGACCTGCACCCCGACGGCACCTGCACCTGGACCTCACCCCTGGGCCACACCTACGACACCCACCCCGACCGACCCACCGACCGCGCCGCCTGA